The Pocillopora verrucosa isolate sample1 chromosome 9, ASM3666991v2, whole genome shotgun sequence genome includes the window ttgatcactcatgggagttaaatcCAGTGCAAATTTTTGCATTAAAAATGCTTGTTCCCCCACCAAACCACCTtttcccccctcctcccccccacCTTATTCAGTGCTAAGCCAAAGCAAACCCCCCTACCCCTGGGACCCATATCTTTTCTTGTCAATTTCCTTACCCCTTCTCCCCTTATTCATAGAATATTATGATGTTTTCAAAATCAAGAGAGAGAGACATGTCAACTGCACTGAACAACTTTAGCTTGCAAGGCCCTaaaaaccctttcactctttTGAGTGACCGTCcaagaattaatttttcctcacaaaatcaatacaatatcaagcagacaagtgatgacaAGAAAGGATAATATCAATAAGGAGGGTGGGGGACTATCACTTgatctaatatcaaattctcagagctagcatcataagaattgtttgCAAGGCAGTAAGGAGatttactaatgagatcttggaagtgaaagagtTACATGCATACTGTATTTGGTTTTCAAGTTTTGGTTTAATCCAATACTGTGCTTAAAACTCTCAGATCATCACAAGAGATGCAATTTGGGATTTTTCTCTAGTAAAAAAGTCAGTAATGCTAGAAGAGTGTGTTAGGTTTATAAAATCAACAGAAGTGGAAAGGGGTGAGTACttagaggcaaaaaaaaaaatttttaaatttctgtcaTGTGTAGCCCTGATTAACAATACAAATTGACagaaattataaataataaCTAAAACTTACAATTATTTAAATGTTAAAAGGGTGATTGAAACCTGATAGCCATTACAATAATATTGACTGTAGAAAATGTATATGAACCTGTTACTTAACACCCTTAACAACATAAGCGGATCTTGAGAGTGTCTTGATAAGGGCACAACACATCAGTTAAAATCCATGACATGAAccctttttcttaaaattattacAACACTGATAATGACATCTCAAGTAAAGTCAAATGTCTAGCTTGGGTAGGCGACTCTAATCTCAAAGATGACTCCTTACTGAGAAGCCAAAAGTTATTCCTACTCCTCTTTCTCTCAGCTGCCATCACTCTGCTTCCACTTGAACAAGTCACTCAAGCTACataaggtaaaaaaattcaatattttcatcCAAATACAGGCCTATGGGCAGGGACGACAGGTGTATACACATTCCCACACAGGCCACAAAAGTCCATCTACTAAATATTGATGAATCAAAAGAAAGTAAGAAGCATTCGAAGAGGTTTGAGCTTGACACATTACTCAGAGATTAATTTTTGACCTagaaattttctttgaagtaaCATTCTTTAAAATGCAGTCTTAGACAAcccaatttttcaaaattttgcagGGAGAACCTACCCCCCGACCCCCATGAATCTTGTGCATTCTGCAATTGTCAATTCAAGTCTTCAGCCCTCAAATACCTCCCTCCCCCTTTGTAAAAATCTGTCTACAGGCCTGAAATGTCACTTGACAAACTCTACTTTGGGGATGACTCTAGAATATTTTTCACTCTATCAAGTCTATCAGTGAAGGGTGGATGCGTTGATATTAAAGAACGTGCTATAAAATTCCCTTCTTCTGTGAAACTTTTCTCTCCTTCCTTTCCAAGCAATGCTCTTTGCATCAAGTTTCGTTTCAATGTCATTGCAAAAAAATCAACACCACCTCGTGCCATACGAGGATCACATTTAGCAGATACTTCGTCTGCATCAAATTCTGCGAAGTGGCGCAACTTTTGGTAAACGCGCGTGTAAGTAAATAGGCTTACTCCAATGATGCCAAGGTAAAAAAGAGCTTGCAAATCAAATCGATGTTTAAAAATTTTCGATGTCGAATTAGAAATTCTGTACGTAATATACAGCCACGTTGGGGGTGCAAACGTGTGATATAACTTTAAGTGAAAATGTTCCTCCGTATGAGCGAGCTCGTGGCCAATTGTGAATGCTATCATGTCGTCTGTTGGAAGGAATGTTTCAGACACTGCCTTACCAAATTCAGAGTCCCAACCAACTGTTTTTCCGAATTTAAGGCCGGAGTTACGAATATCTTCTTCACTCTGAAACAAATACCACCTTGGTAAACCTATTACAGCTCCAGCGGGAAGTAGAGATGATCCAAGTGAAATACCATGGAAACCTCGATAGATAAACAAGTTAACATTGTTCACATTTTTAACACCATATCTTTCCGCAACCACATCCAGTTGTTCTCGACAACGATCGGGTACTGCGACCAACGCACCTTTTTCATCTTTAAGGCCATAGATTTGCTTATAAAGATGCGGAAATAACTCAGCTGAGCCCCTGACAATAATCAGTCCTCCGATTCCTACACCAACAAGAGATCTCAGTATCTTGTCCATACTCAACGTGCGAGCCGCCATCTTGAGTTGTCATAATCAGGAGATCTGAAAACTAGTCTAAAAATTCAGCCCCAGGCTCCTAAGCCCGGTTGCAAGCCCACTCCATCGAATGGCCTCACCCTGTTGAAGTCAACTTCCTTGCTCGCTTCGCAAATTTAGCGGCTCTTTTGAGCATTTGTCACtgattgaaatggtaaaattaTCTATttgcgaataaaaaaaatttttcttcaagtttctaCAATGTGCAGATCAAAcctatttagatatttctgcaaggaaaaaaatatattttttcaattacgTGCCAGAGACGCTACTGTGAAAATTACTTTGAGATGTTTATCATCTATTGTAGTGTTGCggttagaactgaaaaaattatatcttcgGATCTACTGGGAATAATTCGCTGatttaaacgataaaattatCTCTATGTAAAGAAAAGATTTCCCCTTAAATTTTCATGATGCGCCGATCACTTCTTTTGAGACATTTCTGCAAGgtacagctttttttttcacgcgCCATTCTGAAATGATTGCGAAATTTTGATCGTCTTCTGTCGTACAGTGCGAGACAAACAATAAGTAGCACCGAAAAACAGTGTGGTCACCTGCTAATATTCCGCGTAACATTCGAAGCAGTTCGAAGAAATCGTTACTAGGCGTTGAACGACCGAAGATTTtccgaaacaaacaaaagccaaGAGCGAGGAATATCCAGTAAAACTCGGCCGACTTCGTTGTCAACGAAGAGGTCGTTCGTATTCCATTATAACACTCACTCACTCAACAGGACAACATTATGGCTTCGCCTCTTTAGGAGGCAGtaaccataaaaattaaattccttTGGTTTAGATCTTCTCGTGAGAAAAAAACCGAACATGATTTAACTCGACCGAAAAAAGACATATCAGCAATTGATGAAGTTGAAAACCATACTAAAAGGAGCAGAAATGACTGAGAATTCCG containing:
- the LOC131786844 gene encoding transmembrane protein 177, yielding MAARTLSMDKILRSLVGVGIGGLIIVRGSAELFPHLYKQIYGLKDEKGALVAVPDRCREQLDVVAERYGVKNVNNVNLFIYRGFHGISLGSSLLPAGAVIGLPRWYLFQSEEDIRNSGLKFGKTVGWDSEFGKAVSETFLPTDDMIAFTIGHELAHTEEHFHLKLYHTFAPPTWLYITYRISNSTSKIFKHRFDLQALFYLGIIGVSLFTYTRVYQKLRHFAEFDADEVSAKCDPRMARGGVDFFAMTLKRNLMQRALLGKEGEKSFTEEGNFIARSLISTHPPFTDRLDRVKNILESSPK